One region of Chryseobacterium muglaense genomic DNA includes:
- a CDS encoding IS5 family transposase — translation MLGKIKPDLQQNLFKTRLTELINMEHPLVKLAHEISWEKMEQEFAKLFSEQGRPSVAIRKIAGMLLLKEMFKESDETVVERWVENAYWQYFTGEDFFQTQQPFDPSNFVHFRKRIGEKGLEFLLGQSVSLHPQAKTEDEVQIDTTVQEKNITFPTDSKLAKKVIDNCVKIAEKEGVIQRQSYKRVSKQLLRDAYFGHHPRRQKKAKMARKKLRTIGKRVLRELERKLPSTILKDYEDVFKIYLKALTQERNTKDKIYSLHEPQVACIAKGKSGKAYEFGTKVAVVRGRKTGVISSIKRFSGNPHDSKTLEESLAQSERVRKSVGGTRPNKASTDRGFRGIKLVEGTVILLPTKKEKTKYEQQVARLRFRARAAIEPCISHLKRNHSLGLNFLKGVAGDINNALLAGIGYNLKMRFNQIKEQITLWLEILLRTFLCKYNFQNEN, via the coding sequence ATGTTAGGTAAAATAAAACCAGATTTACAGCAAAATTTATTCAAGACCAGACTTACGGAACTCATTAATATGGAGCATCCGTTGGTAAAATTGGCTCACGAAATCTCTTGGGAGAAAATGGAGCAAGAGTTTGCAAAACTGTTTTCAGAGCAAGGAAGACCCTCGGTTGCAATTCGTAAAATAGCAGGAATGCTTCTGCTTAAGGAAATGTTTAAAGAAAGCGACGAAACGGTTGTAGAAAGATGGGTGGAGAATGCGTATTGGCAATATTTTACGGGCGAAGATTTTTTTCAGACCCAGCAGCCTTTTGATCCGAGCAATTTTGTACACTTTAGAAAGAGAATTGGCGAGAAGGGGTTAGAATTCCTTTTAGGACAAAGCGTTTCTCTTCATCCGCAAGCCAAAACAGAAGATGAAGTTCAGATTGACACTACGGTTCAGGAGAAGAATATTACCTTTCCTACGGATTCAAAATTAGCAAAAAAAGTAATAGACAATTGCGTGAAAATAGCTGAAAAAGAAGGGGTAATTCAAAGGCAAAGTTATAAAAGAGTAAGCAAACAATTGTTGCGAGATGCTTATTTTGGGCACCATCCGAGAAGACAGAAGAAGGCAAAAATGGCAAGGAAGAAGCTCAGAACGATTGGCAAAAGAGTGCTTCGGGAATTGGAAAGAAAACTTCCTTCAACTATTTTGAAAGACTACGAAGACGTTTTTAAAATTTACCTCAAAGCACTCACCCAAGAACGTAATACGAAAGATAAAATTTACAGTTTGCACGAACCACAGGTTGCCTGTATTGCGAAAGGGAAATCGGGAAAGGCATACGAGTTTGGGACAAAAGTGGCGGTAGTGCGAGGTAGGAAAACAGGGGTCATCAGTTCCATAAAAAGATTTTCAGGCAATCCTCACGATAGCAAAACATTGGAAGAATCATTAGCACAAAGTGAGCGAGTCAGAAAATCCGTTGGAGGAACAAGACCTAATAAAGCGAGTACAGACCGAGGTTTTAGAGGAATAAAATTAGTAGAAGGAACGGTAATTTTGCTTCCCACAAAAAAAGAAAAAACAAAATATGAGCAACAAGTTGCAAGATTGAGATTCCGAGCAAGAGCAGCGATAGAGCCTTGTATCTCGCATTTGAAAAGAAACCACTCCTTAGGATTAAACTTCCTTAAAGGAGTAGCTGGAGATATTAATAATGCCTTATTAGCAGGCATCGGATACAATCTGAAGATGAGATTCAACCAAATCAAAGAGCAAATCACTCTTTGGCTCGAAATTCTTCTCCGAACTTTTTTATGCAAGTATAATTTTCAAAATGAAAACTAG
- a CDS encoding DUF763 domain-containing protein: protein MKRSGTATLPLHYGKVPPWLYERMATLGLSIVEVMLADYGKNEVLRRLADPFWFQSFGAVMGMDWHSSGITTSVMGALKRSINPNSKELGVYICGGKGKLSKETPNELLVIADKTGLDGNKLVRASKLSAKVDNTAIQDGYQLYLHNFILSDEGNWAVVQQGMNDSDGTARRYHWHSENMESFVDEPHKGIQGINRGDILNLTANEARENRKGILEISHTNSEKIMQDFANLILPNHHEVRASDVDLKKLGTLLYMTRENHPENFEELLLLKGVGPRTLQSLALVSEVIHGAPSRFRDPARFSFAHGGKDGHPFPVPINVYDETISILQKGIERSKLGNSDKLQSINKLHTIIAEAEKNFTPDFDINDVIEEERQNSWRFGGKTVFGDAEKTSKPIQLSLF, encoded by the coding sequence ATGAAACGTTCAGGAACTGCAACTTTACCACTTCATTACGGAAAAGTACCGCCTTGGCTTTACGAAAGGATGGCAACTCTCGGGCTGTCAATCGTTGAAGTGATGTTGGCTGATTACGGAAAAAATGAAGTTCTCCGAAGATTGGCAGATCCATTTTGGTTTCAAAGTTTTGGTGCAGTGATGGGAATGGATTGGCATTCTTCCGGAATCACAACATCTGTTATGGGTGCATTAAAACGCAGTATCAATCCAAATTCCAAAGAACTTGGTGTTTATATTTGTGGCGGAAAAGGAAAGCTTTCCAAAGAAACACCGAACGAACTGCTCGTTATCGCCGATAAAACAGGTTTAGACGGAAATAAATTGGTTCGTGCAAGTAAACTTTCTGCAAAAGTTGATAATACAGCAATTCAGGATGGTTATCAGTTGTATCTTCATAATTTTATTTTGTCAGACGAAGGAAATTGGGCAGTTGTACAGCAAGGAATGAATGATTCTGATGGAACGGCAAGACGTTACCATTGGCATTCTGAAAATATGGAATCTTTTGTTGACGAACCTCACAAAGGGATTCAGGGAATTAACCGTGGAGATATTCTGAATTTGACAGCAAATGAAGCTCGTGAAAATCGTAAAGGAATTTTAGAAATTTCTCATACCAATTCCGAAAAAATTATGCAGGATTTTGCTAATTTAATTTTGCCCAATCATCATGAAGTTCGTGCTTCAGATGTTGATTTAAAAAAACTAGGAACACTTTTGTACATGACCAGAGAAAACCATCCCGAAAATTTTGAAGAATTGCTTTTATTGAAAGGAGTAGGGCCAAGAACTTTACAAAGTCTGGCTTTAGTAAGTGAAGTTATTCATGGTGCGCCGTCAAGATTCAGAGATCCTGCGAGGTTTTCTTTTGCACATGGTGGAAAAGACGGTCATCCTTTTCCCGTTCCCATCAATGTTTACGATGAAACGATTTCAATTTTACAAAAAGGAATTGAAAGATCTAAATTAGGAAATTCTGATAAGCTACAATCTATTAACAAACTTCACACGATAATTGCAGAAGCCGAGAAAAATTTCACTCCGGATTTCGATATTAATGATGTGATTGAAGAAGAACGTCAAAACTCATGGAGATTTGGTGGTAAAACAGTATTTGGTGACGCTGAAAAAACCTCAAAACCTATTCAACTTTCTTTGTTTTAA
- a CDS encoding SRPBCC family protein, whose product MNKVTIDITILAPVEKVWDYFNDPKHIVKWNFAHESWYCPSSENDLKVGGKFNNRMEAKDGSFGFDFTGIYDEVDKNERIKYHIEDGREVEVIFEKIDENTTKVTQIFDPEKQNSVEMQREGWYAILNNFHKYVENH is encoded by the coding sequence ATGAATAAAGTTACAATTGATATTACAATCTTGGCACCCGTAGAAAAAGTTTGGGATTATTTTAATGATCCGAAACATATTGTTAAATGGAATTTTGCCCATGAAAGTTGGTATTGCCCAAGTTCTGAAAACGATCTGAAAGTCGGCGGAAAATTTAATAATAGAATGGAAGCAAAAGACGGAAGTTTTGGATTTGATTTTACAGGAATTTACGACGAAGTGGATAAGAATGAAAGAATAAAATATCATATAGAAGACGGAAGAGAAGTAGAAGTGATTTTTGAAAAAATTGACGAGAATACAACCAAAGTAACCCAAATTTTCGATCCTGAAAAACAAAATTCAGTTGAGATGCAACGAGAAGGATGGTATGCGATTCTTAACAATTTCCATAAATATGTAGAAAACCATTAA
- a CDS encoding adenylate/guanylate cyclase domain-containing protein has product MKKNILFTFLIFAFIALQNYCFAQNSRENPTIFTEKQIKNGVEIDEQSKFFAGDNPAFSTVEFDDSGWKNVKISSKKNYTKNQPYWIRYYFKIDSTMINKSLCFDVKQVGASEIYLNGKKIETIGKIGDPKTRVFKIKNEVPQLFSLNNTDVNVLAIRFLPIVGGKKISINYSPVALDVELASANEFLDKNVKMMRGFNFVTMLICGVFSALGFIHLLLFLFYRKAIYNLYFSTYNLSIGLLSYMVLLFYQMTDPKSIEIYGFFSFLAILVFGASLTGFVNTLFGRSKIRLKIMLILAALLLILYYFSTKTAFGLVTFYIFFVWFESLYLIIRAMIRREKSAFIVGGGILTFFLIIILTIIANILDSLNIAMPTIFSGDEFGIFVLVLIFVSFPISISAYLGWQFASTNLSLVKQLDEVKRLSDINLKQEQEKQQILQDQNDLLEKQVDERTFELQKEKQKTENLLLNILPHEVAEELKENGSSEAKYYDEVSVLFTDFVNFTQSSEKMGAEKMLVELNECFTAFDMIMEKHGLEKIKTIGDAYLAVCGLPIKNECHAYKTVLVALDIIHFIEERKKINPNTLDIRIGINSGSLIAGIVGVKKFAYDIWGDTVNTAARMEQNSQKGKINISESTYQLVKEKITCEYRGKIHTKGKGEMDMYFALEIKTK; this is encoded by the coding sequence TTGAAAAAAAATATACTTTTTACATTTTTAATTTTTGCCTTTATTGCGCTGCAAAATTATTGTTTTGCCCAAAATTCTCGTGAAAATCCTACAATTTTTACCGAAAAGCAAATTAAAAATGGCGTAGAAATAGATGAACAGAGTAAGTTCTTTGCAGGCGATAATCCTGCTTTTTCTACTGTAGAATTTGATGATTCTGGCTGGAAAAATGTTAAGATTTCCTCTAAAAAGAATTATACTAAAAATCAGCCCTATTGGATCAGATATTATTTTAAAATCGACTCTACAATGATTAATAAGTCATTGTGTTTTGATGTGAAACAGGTTGGTGCTTCTGAAATTTATCTTAATGGTAAAAAAATCGAGACGATTGGCAAAATAGGAGATCCCAAAACCAGAGTATTTAAAATAAAAAACGAAGTTCCTCAGTTATTTTCATTAAATAATACTGATGTCAACGTTTTGGCGATTCGCTTTTTACCCATCGTTGGTGGTAAAAAAATAAGCATCAATTATAGTCCTGTAGCACTCGATGTAGAGCTGGCTTCTGCCAACGAGTTTTTGGATAAAAATGTTAAAATGATGCGGGGATTCAATTTTGTGACAATGCTCATCTGTGGCGTGTTTTCAGCGTTGGGATTCATCCATTTATTGTTATTTTTATTTTACAGAAAGGCTATCTACAATCTTTATTTCTCTACATACAATTTATCCATCGGTTTGTTGAGTTATATGGTTCTGTTATTTTACCAGATGACAGATCCGAAAAGTATTGAGATATACGGTTTCTTCTCTTTCCTTGCGATACTTGTTTTTGGTGCTTCGCTTACAGGTTTTGTCAACACCTTATTTGGACGAAGTAAGATCAGATTAAAGATTATGCTTATTCTTGCTGCACTGTTACTTATTCTCTATTATTTTTCTACGAAAACGGCGTTTGGCCTTGTTACTTTTTATATATTTTTCGTTTGGTTTGAGTCATTATATCTCATCATCCGAGCGATGATAAGAAGAGAAAAATCTGCATTTATAGTCGGCGGTGGAATTCTTACATTCTTTTTAATTATCATTTTAACCATCATTGCTAATATTTTAGACTCTTTAAATATTGCGATGCCTACAATATTTTCGGGAGATGAATTTGGCATATTTGTTTTAGTTTTGATTTTCGTAAGTTTTCCTATATCTATTTCTGCTTATCTTGGATGGCAATTTGCCTCTACCAATTTAAGTTTAGTAAAACAGTTGGATGAAGTAAAACGTCTTTCTGATATTAATTTAAAACAGGAACAGGAAAAACAGCAAATTCTTCAGGATCAAAACGACTTGCTTGAAAAACAGGTTGACGAACGTACTTTCGAACTCCAAAAAGAAAAACAGAAAACCGAAAATTTATTACTAAATATTCTTCCGCATGAAGTTGCTGAAGAATTAAAGGAAAATGGAAGTTCTGAAGCTAAATATTATGATGAAGTAAGTGTTTTATTTACCGATTTTGTTAATTTTACCCAAAGTTCTGAGAAAATGGGTGCCGAAAAAATGTTGGTTGAGCTCAATGAATGTTTTACCGCTTTCGATATGATTATGGAAAAGCATGGTTTAGAAAAAATAAAAACCATTGGTGATGCGTATTTGGCGGTTTGCGGTTTACCTATTAAAAATGAATGTCATGCTTACAAAACGGTATTGGTAGCTTTGGATATTATTCATTTTATTGAAGAAAGAAAAAAGATAAATCCTAATACTTTAGATATCAGAATCGGGATTAACTCTGGTTCTTTAATTGCAGGAATTGTTGGTGTAAAAAAATTCGCTTACGATATTTGGGGTGATACGGTAAATACGGCTGCAAGAATGGAACAGAACAGCCAAAAAGGAAAAATAAACATCTCAGAATCAACTTATCAATTGGTAAAAGAAAAAATAACTTGTGAATACAGAGGAAAAATTCACACCAAAGGAAAAGGCGAGATGGATATGTATTTTGCGCTTGAAATCAAAACTAAATAA
- a CDS encoding YitT family protein, translating to MSSATTKHGPLFTLSDIIYLILGVISASFALKSFLVPNHFLDGGVTGISLLLHEVYHWNLGVILLVLNLPFIILAYFQIGKHFAIRSFLTILLIIITIFFVPFPEVTHDKLLVAVFGGFFMGIGIGLSMRGGGTFDGMEVLALLTFKKSSFSITEIILGMNVIIFIIATVFLKFETALYAIMTYLVASQITKYVIEGIEAYTGVTIVSGNSEEIKKALVLTMNRGITVYKGERGFMKESFEQSAEADIIFTIVTRLEVRKLQNIVRSIDPKAFIFTQTVREPQGGIVKEIIKH from the coding sequence ATGAGCTCAGCAACAACTAAACATGGTCCGCTATTTACTCTTTCGGATATTATTTATCTTATTTTAGGAGTAATTTCTGCCAGTTTTGCTTTAAAATCGTTCCTCGTACCTAACCACTTTTTAGATGGCGGGGTTACTGGAATTTCGCTTTTACTTCACGAAGTTTACCATTGGAATCTCGGAGTCATTCTATTGGTTTTAAACTTACCATTTATCATTCTGGCGTACTTCCAAATCGGAAAACACTTTGCGATTAGAAGTTTTTTAACGATTTTACTAATCATCATCACCATTTTTTTCGTCCCTTTTCCGGAAGTGACCCATGACAAATTATTGGTCGCTGTGTTTGGCGGATTTTTCATGGGAATAGGAATCGGTTTATCTATGCGAGGTGGCGGAACTTTCGACGGAATGGAAGTTTTAGCCTTATTAACATTCAAAAAAAGCAGTTTTAGCATTACCGAAATTATTTTAGGAATGAATGTGATTATCTTTATCATCGCAACCGTTTTTCTTAAATTTGAAACTGCTTTGTATGCAATTATGACATATCTTGTTGCAAGTCAGATTACTAAGTATGTTATTGAAGGAATTGAAGCCTACACAGGAGTAACCATCGTCTCAGGAAACAGTGAAGAAATTAAAAAAGCTTTGGTTTTAACGATGAACAGAGGAATTACCGTTTATAAAGGCGAAAGAGGTTTCATGAAAGAATCTTTTGAGCAAAGTGCCGAAGCAGACATTATTTTCACCATTGTCACCAGACTGGAAGTTAGAAAACTACAAAATATTGTACGTTCTATCGACCCGAAAGCATTCATCTTTACCCAAACCGTAAGAGAACCGCAAGGCGGAATTGTAAAGGAAATTATAAAGCATTAA
- a CDS encoding DinB family protein: protein MDTPKSSKLEIIIPAFRGHSQSFLMVLDGISEEDAMKRIEGRTNHIVWMVGNFLDMRYAMGSVLGLNEEFEFKDFFFQGKALDENLEYPSLQQLKDFFHKISPLVYNELLEASDEDLDKAFPMGMNIEFFPENVLNFVGMCIGREDYLCGQIGLMRRILNYEGMKYDFDENMKY, encoded by the coding sequence ATGGATACACCAAAATCATCAAAATTAGAAATCATCATTCCTGCATTTCGTGGGCATAGTCAGAGTTTTCTGATGGTTCTTGACGGAATTTCAGAAGAAGATGCTATGAAAAGAATTGAAGGCAGAACAAACCACATCGTTTGGATGGTTGGTAATTTTCTCGATATGCGTTATGCAATGGGAAGCGTACTCGGTTTAAATGAAGAATTTGAGTTTAAAGATTTTTTCTTTCAGGGAAAAGCGTTAGACGAAAACTTAGAATATCCGTCTTTACAGCAATTGAAAGATTTTTTTCATAAAATTTCACCTCTTGTTTACAATGAATTATTGGAAGCTTCAGACGAAGATTTAGATAAAGCTTTTCCAATGGGAATGAACATTGAGTTTTTTCCTGAAAACGTGCTCAATTTCGTAGGAATGTGTATCGGTCGTGAAGATTATCTCTGCGGACAAATAGGATTGATGCGTAGAATTCTCAATTACGAAGGTATGAAATACGACTTTGATGAGAATATGAAATATTAA
- a CDS encoding HD domain-containing protein produces MEYEKLNKLILKRLRENLPEHLSYHSVMHVKDVIDAVEKIAKSEGVSDEDLLLLKTAALFHDTGFLYGSKNHEEKSCEIAVEYLSDNGYSDLQIEKIKGMIMATKIPQTPKNHLEQIVADADLDYLGRDDFFVIGDKLFEELSMFGIVNSERDWNLLQEKFLESHHYFTETAINTRKEKKQINLDIIKTKLKNN; encoded by the coding sequence ATGGAATACGAAAAATTAAATAAACTAATACTAAAAAGACTTAGAGAAAATCTTCCTGAGCATCTTTCTTATCACAGTGTCATGCACGTAAAAGACGTTATCGATGCTGTAGAAAAAATTGCCAAATCTGAAGGTGTTAGTGATGAAGATTTGCTATTACTAAAAACGGCTGCGTTATTTCACGATACCGGATTTTTATATGGGTCAAAAAACCATGAAGAAAAGTCATGTGAAATTGCCGTAGAATATCTTTCGGATAATGGATATTCAGACTTGCAGATTGAGAAAATTAAAGGGATGATTATGGCGACAAAAATTCCTCAGACTCCGAAAAATCATTTAGAGCAAATTGTTGCCGATGCAGATTTGGATTATTTAGGAAGAGACGATTTTTTTGTGATTGGTGATAAATTATTTGAAGAACTTTCTATGTTTGGGATTGTCAATTCTGAGCGTGACTGGAATTTATTACAGGAGAAATTCTTAGAAAGCCATCATTATTTCACAGAAACTGCCATCAACACCAGAAAGGAAAAAAAACAAATCAATCTGGATATTATTAAAACAAAACTCAAAAACAACTGA
- a CDS encoding helix-hairpin-helix domain-containing protein gives MINLVIMAKCLKPICTENHVVENKFLQGIIAMPARRALEKKQIDSLTKLSDYSENEVMKFHGFGKNTISKLKNYMKENNFSFKNQ, from the coding sequence ATGATCAATTTGGTAATAATGGCAAAATGTTTAAAGCCTATTTGTACTGAGAATCATGTTGTGGAAAACAAATTTTTACAGGGTATTATAGCGATGCCTGCAAGAAGAGCGCTGGAAAAAAAACAAATAGATTCTCTCACAAAACTTTCAGATTATTCTGAAAATGAAGTAATGAAATTTCACGGTTTCGGAAAAAACACTATTTCGAAACTTAAAAATTATATGAAAGAAAATAATTTTTCTTTTAAAAATCAATAG
- a CDS encoding Crp/Fnr family transcriptional regulator gives MTSKAFDVYRDFPFFFQEELDEIIHAHEKVVFQKGDFILKEGKTANEYYIIEKGLARSFVNDFNGNEVTTHFFVENEIIIEVSSLFQRIPTQENIVCITDCECMKIDFETFQELYHKIQNLSEWGRAWMSQELFTYKQRSVEMFTLSATKRYLNLLEQKPQVVQFAPLKQIASYLGITDTSLSRIRKEIVSHPKKN, from the coding sequence ATGACCAGTAAAGCCTTCGATGTTTATCGTGATTTTCCCTTTTTCTTTCAAGAAGAACTTGATGAAATTATTCATGCGCACGAAAAAGTAGTTTTCCAAAAAGGTGATTTTATTCTTAAAGAAGGAAAAACTGCCAATGAATATTATATTATCGAAAAGGGATTAGCGCGTTCTTTTGTCAATGATTTTAACGGAAACGAAGTAACAACGCATTTTTTTGTTGAAAATGAAATTATTATCGAAGTTTCTTCATTGTTTCAGAGAATCCCAACTCAGGAAAACATTGTTTGCATCACAGATTGCGAATGCATGAAAATTGATTTTGAGACCTTTCAGGAACTCTATCATAAAATTCAAAATCTCAGCGAGTGGGGAAGAGCATGGATGTCTCAGGAACTTTTCACATATAAACAACGTTCTGTAGAAATGTTTACGCTTTCGGCTACGAAACGATATCTCAATCTTTTAGAACAGAAACCTCAGGTTGTACAATTTGCTCCGCTTAAACAAATTGCTTCTTATCTGGGAATTACAGACACTTCTTTAAGTAGAATTCGCAAAGAAATAGTATCTCATCCGAAGAAAAATTAA
- a CDS encoding VOC family protein, which translates to MAKLNPYLNFDGTAEKAFTFYKSVFGGEFVGEIHKMGNAPGTENLSDEEKNRVMHIALPIGGDLLMASDIVPSFGQNLTIGNNNYVSVFPDSREDADRIFKGLSEGGNVEMPLEDQFWGDYFGSFQDQFGVHWMINYNEEYTK; encoded by the coding sequence ATGGCAAAATTAAATCCGTACCTGAATTTTGATGGTACAGCAGAAAAAGCATTCACATTTTACAAATCTGTTTTCGGCGGAGAATTTGTTGGAGAAATTCATAAAATGGGTAATGCTCCCGGAACCGAAAATTTATCAGACGAAGAAAAAAACAGAGTGATGCACATTGCGCTTCCGATTGGGGGAGATCTTTTGATGGCTTCAGACATTGTGCCGTCTTTTGGGCAAAACTTAACCATTGGGAATAACAATTACGTTTCAGTATTCCCAGATTCCAGAGAAGACGCAGACAGAATTTTCAAAGGACTTTCGGAAGGAGGGAATGTTGAAATGCCTCTTGAAGACCAATTTTGGGGTGATTACTTCGGGAGTTTTCAGGATCAGTTCGGTGTACATTGGATGATTAATTATAATGAAGAATACACAAAATAG
- a CDS encoding GNAT family N-acetyltransferase, whose protein sequence is MKDIENYIFTSQRLGFRNWKSTDIEDLYEINSDKRVMEFFPNVATKKQTVEFVERMQTQFINKGFCYFAVDKLENNEFIGFIGLSEQTFDAEFTPCIDIGWRIKFSEWNKGFATEGAKRCLEYAFNDLKIKNIYSTAPKINLKSERVMLKLGLKKQYEFEHSLLKNDCRLRNCVLYKIEKN, encoded by the coding sequence ATGAAAGATATTGAAAATTATATATTTACTTCTCAGAGATTAGGATTTAGAAATTGGAAATCAACCGATATCGAAGATTTATATGAAATAAATTCAGACAAAAGAGTAATGGAATTTTTTCCTAATGTTGCTACGAAAAAACAGACTGTTGAGTTTGTTGAACGGATGCAAACTCAATTTATAAATAAAGGATTTTGCTATTTTGCGGTTGACAAGCTTGAAAATAATGAATTTATTGGTTTCATTGGCCTTTCGGAGCAGACATTCGATGCTGAATTCACGCCTTGTATAGACATTGGCTGGAGAATAAAATTCAGCGAATGGAATAAAGGATTTGCTACAGAAGGAGCAAAAAGATGTCTCGAATATGCTTTCAATGATTTGAAGATTAAAAATATATACTCGACAGCTCCGAAAATAAATCTAAAATCTGAACGTGTAATGCTGAAGTTAGGATTGAAAAAACAATACGAATTTGAACATTCTTTACTGAAGAATGATTGTCGTTTAAGAAATTGTGTTCTGTATAAAATAGAAAAAAATTAA
- a CDS encoding VOC family protein, with protein MEINQIYVNLPVKDIQKTKEFWTKIGFTINEQFSDDKAVCVALNDTIYIMFLTEEYFQTFSERPVPKGDTTQVLVAIGLNSREEVDQVVNAAVANGAYQHEEPQDYGWMYQNSFWDINGHGWNVTFADMSQMPKE; from the coding sequence ATGGAAATCAATCAAATTTACGTGAATCTTCCGGTGAAAGATATTCAGAAAACAAAAGAGTTCTGGACTAAAATAGGATTCACAATCAATGAACAGTTTTCTGACGATAAAGCAGTTTGTGTTGCGCTGAACGATACGATTTACATCATGTTTTTAACGGAAGAATATTTTCAGACTTTTTCAGAAAGACCTGTTCCGAAAGGCGATACCACACAAGTTTTGGTTGCCATTGGATTAAACAGTCGTGAAGAAGTAGATCAGGTAGTGAATGCCGCTGTAGCGAATGGTGCTTACCAACATGAAGAACCACAAGATTACGGATGGATGTATCAAAATTCTTTTTGGGACATCAACGGGCACGGTTGGAATGTAACTTTTGCAGATATGTCGCAAATGCCTAAAGAATAA